Part of the Candidatus Aegiribacteria sp. genome, ACATAGTGACTGTAAGTGATTGCGAAGGCAGCAGGGAGTCTATTAAGCTACTGAAGCTCTAGTAATTATATCAATAGAGAAGCCCTGTGGGTAGACAAGCCCACAGGGCTTTCAGGAAACAGTAATCTACCGGTTCCTCGGCAAAGGTTACTCTTTCCATCTGGCGAAAGCCCTGCAGGAAAACTGTGGATATGCTCAGGTATCACCACCCTGGAACATCTCTGAAGGATATGATGCTACGACAGGAGTAGAGAGCCGGTAGACAAGGTGCGTAACTGTAACTTAAATGTGATGATGTATGAAATGCGAGTACAAAATGGAAGAGAAACTTATACCGGTTCTACAGATGGAAGACAAAAAAGTCCTTGAGGCAGCCGGGAAACACATTGAGGAGAACGGATACAGAGTTGATATAGGCCCCTTCACGGACCTTCAGGAGGACGAATTGCAGGAATGGATGACGGCAGAGAATGGTGGCTACGTGTTCTATCTGGAGGAATCTAAGTATGAAGCCGCAATGAACATGCTGGGGGATTGCTTTGGATACACTCCAGACGAAGAATAGTATTCGGTAACACACTAAAAGTGAAATAGGAACCGTCCTTGTACGGGATAGCAAAAGGGGAGAGGGCATACAGTTATCCCAATGCATTGACATCCAGTCAAATCTGTGCAATTCCTTTAAATGAGGAGGTTTCCAATGTTAAGAATATTTCTGCCCATGCTGATCATCGGTTCTTTTGTCATTGCATTTGCCGATTCCGCTATCCAGACCGATTGGTCTGAAGGTCCCGGATTACCTGGACCTGTTAGCGATTGGGGAGATCAGTTCTATCTTGAGACCGATATCGAATGGGAAAGTATTCTCGGGGTTATTAAACTTCATTTCTTAGCTGAGGAGCATATCATTAGTGATAACTTCGAAGATGCCAGATCCGTATATTCGGAAGACATAGATGGCGACGGTGATATGGACGTTCTGGGTGCTGCAGAGGAAGACGATGAGATTACCTGGTGGGAGAATACCGATGGCTCAGGTTCATTCTGGACAGAGCATACCATTGATGGCAATTTCAATGGTGCCATATCCGTATACTCTGCTGACATAAACGGTGACAGCGATATGGATGTTCTCGGCGCTGCATGCGCAGCTAACAAAATAACATGGTGGGAAAACTCAGATACAGGATCGGGAATCTACTGGGTCGAGCATACCGTTGATTCGGATTACAATCAGCCAAGAGAATTGTACTCCGAAGACATTGATGGTGATGGTGACATGGACGTCCTGGGATGTGGCAGTGATTTGGACAACCACATCACCTGGTGGGAGAATATCAACGGTTCCGGTTTATCCTGGAGCGAGCATACTGTTTATCAGGGGGCGTATGCAGGAGCCTGCGCAGTATACTCAGAGGATATTGACGGAGATGGTGATATGGACGTCCTGGGAGCAGAAATCTGGGATATGTACGCAGGTTACATCAGGTGGTTCGAGAATGAAGATGGTTCAGGTACTTCCTGGAACATGCATACCGTTTACAGCAAAGCCGCGATAGGTGAATGGTCCGTATACTCGGAAGATATAGATGGTGATGGCGATATGGACGTCCTTGCTGCGCTCCTACTTGAATACACCGGTTATAATATTGTATGGTGGGAGAATATCGACGGTTCGGGTACATCCTGGACAGACCACGTAATTGATTCGAATTATAATAGTGCCAATAGCATATATTCTGATGATATTAATAATGACGGCGATATGGATATCCTCAGCACTTCATACTATGACGGAATCTCCTGGTGGGAGAATATCGACGGTTCGGGTACATCCTGGACCAGGTATGAAGTTGATACGGATTTTAACATGGCCAGGTCCGTCTACTCTGAAGACATAGACGGTGACGGGAAAAAGGATGTCATAGGAGCATCTTCCGCAGAGGATAATGACATTGCATGGTGGAATAATACCGGATATTCAACTGATGGTTCACTCGAGTCCAGTATTCTCGATACAGAGTGTTCGCCCCAGTGGGCAAGCATCGACTGGAACAGCTCTGAACCTGCTGGAACGGATCTTTACTTTCAGTACAAGACTTCCAGCGACTATCAGAACATGGGTACCTGGTCCGACCCTGTCTATGAACCCTGTTTCCTCAGTGGTATGCTGGACAGATACTTCCAGTACAGGGTTTCGATGGAAACAGGTGAATCTTACTCTACCCCTATACTTCATGACATAGCTCTTAACTGGGATCCTTACGGCATGGAGGGTGATCCATGTACTACGGTATACTCACTCCTCGGAGTAATGCCTAATCCCATCTGCGGAGCTGTCAGCATATGTTTCGGACTTCCGGAATATTCCCTTGTCAGTCTATCTGTTTTTGATCTGTCAGGCCGAATGATCAGTGAGATTCATGGAGATGAATACTCTCCGGGATTTCATGATATTCTGATAGGAGATTTATCTCCCGGTATCTATTTCTGCAGGATGATTTCCGGAGATTTCACGGCAACACAGCGTTTTGTGGTGATCGGTAGCTATTAAAGCTTGAAAAGCGTAAATTACGACGAATCATAGTACTCATAACAGGTTTCTGTGGGATTGAATATTTGTTGAAATGGTCTCTGAATTGTGCTTCAACGGTATTAGTCAGAATTAAGGAATCTGATTTGTATACTCGGAGCAGATAAAACCAACAGGAACAACAACAGTCGAACAATTACCAGGCTGTTGAGGACCAGGCCAATCCCGGAGTGTCATATCGATAACAATCGTATCCAGATCAGCTGATATCTGATGCTGAAGGATCAGGTCACCGATACCTGAATATTTGCGCTGAAAGATAAGTAGACTGCCGCCCTCGGGGAAGAGATCTTCCAGCCTGGGAATGTTGTCTCCGCTATAGCCGAAACTTTCGAAAACCGCTTTCAACATTTCAGGGGACTCGACAATATAGAAGCCATCCTGAAAAACCATACATGCGCTCTATCTTCAG contains:
- a CDS encoding T9SS type A sorting domain-containing protein, with the translated sequence MLRIFLPMLIIGSFVIAFADSAIQTDWSEGPGLPGPVSDWGDQFYLETDIEWESILGVIKLHFLAEEHIISDNFEDARSVYSEDIDGDGDMDVLGAAEEDDEITWWENTDGSGSFWTEHTIDGNFNGAISVYSADINGDSDMDVLGAACAANKITWWENSDTGSGIYWVEHTVDSDYNQPRELYSEDIDGDGDMDVLGCGSDLDNHITWWENINGSGLSWSEHTVYQGAYAGACAVYSEDIDGDGDMDVLGAEIWDMYAGYIRWFENEDGSGTSWNMHTVYSKAAIGEWSVYSEDIDGDGDMDVLAALLLEYTGYNIVWWENIDGSGTSWTDHVIDSNYNSANSIYSDDINNDGDMDILSTSYYDGISWWENIDGSGTSWTRYEVDTDFNMARSVYSEDIDGDGKKDVIGASSAEDNDIAWWNNTGYSTDGSLESSILDTECSPQWASIDWNSSEPAGTDLYFQYKTSSDYQNMGTWSDPVYEPCFLSGMLDRYFQYRVSMETGESYSTPILHDIALNWDPYGMEGDPCTTVYSLLGVMPNPICGAVSICFGLPEYSLVSLSVFDLSGRMISEIHGDEYSPGFHDILIGDLSPGIYFCRMISGDFTATQRFVVIGSY